A single genomic interval of Arthrobacter methylotrophus harbors:
- a CDS encoding SDR family oxidoreductase, giving the protein MAFVTGGARGQGRSHALRLAREGADIALVDLGSAGHVDDPRYNTATSADLKQTREDVLALGRRCVSFEVDVRDYDGLARAAADTAARLGGIDFVIANAGITDGFHRTWELPVKNWQTMIDINLTGVFYTCKATVPHLIDRGAGSAMVLISSGVGLKAVPRLPHYVAAKMALRGLGTSLAQELGEYGIRCNIVLPGGINTEMTTAMVELNNVPREQLLAGFRAGQLINADLEVADTTAAVLWLLSDEARLVTGLEMPVDAGESKK; this is encoded by the coding sequence GTGGCGTTTGTCACTGGCGGGGCACGCGGACAGGGTCGCAGCCATGCACTGCGCCTTGCACGTGAGGGAGCGGATATCGCCCTGGTGGATCTAGGGTCCGCGGGCCATGTGGACGATCCGCGCTACAACACCGCCACCAGCGCCGACCTTAAACAGACCCGGGAAGACGTACTTGCCCTCGGCCGGCGTTGTGTGTCCTTCGAAGTCGACGTGCGCGACTACGACGGTCTCGCACGCGCCGCGGCAGACACCGCCGCCCGGCTGGGCGGAATTGATTTTGTCATTGCCAACGCGGGCATCACTGACGGGTTCCACCGCACGTGGGAACTGCCCGTCAAGAACTGGCAAACGATGATCGATATCAACCTCACCGGCGTTTTCTACACCTGCAAGGCAACCGTGCCGCACCTGATTGACCGCGGAGCGGGTTCTGCCATGGTCCTGATCAGCTCCGGGGTAGGTTTGAAGGCCGTGCCGCGGCTTCCCCACTACGTAGCCGCGAAGATGGCTCTCCGAGGCCTGGGCACCTCACTGGCCCAGGAACTGGGGGAATACGGCATTCGATGCAACATCGTCCTTCCCGGCGGCATCAACACGGAAATGACGACGGCCATGGTGGAACTGAACAACGTCCCTCGGGAGCAACTGCTGGCAGGCTTCCGCGCCGGGCAATTGATCAACGCCGACCTAGAAGTCGCGGACACCACCGCCGCCGTCCTGTGGCTGCTGTCCGACGAAGCACGCCTGGTCACCGGTCTTGAAATGCCCGTTGACGCCGGCGAGAGCAAGAAATAA
- a CDS encoding Gfo/Idh/MocA family oxidoreductase, translated as MPSSKVLKVGIVGLEFGAEFIPIYQQHPNAEMYAICQRTESKLNEVGDQYGVEVRYTDYDKMLADPNIDVIHINTPLQLHADQVVAALDAGKHVGCTIPMATSVEDCKRIVDAQQRTGLTYMMMETTLYSREFLYLQELYRDGALGKVQFLRASHHQDMTGWPSYWDGMPPMYNGTHAIGPTLGLAGNQAEYVQCLGSGSVFERMKGQYGSPFAIESTHIKFLDSDTGAEVTRHLWAVAREYRESFDVYGSIRSFEWAQTEDAAHVLYLGETPERIQVPDFADRLPEPIRHFTAAGVYTAGGESEHRSFVQGGGHGGSHPHLAHRLLQAVLGDAEPFPNAVQAANITCSGILSHESAMRGGERVYLPEWTLTDKKPIVVELDQDVQPPWAKEYARTP; from the coding sequence GTGCCATCCTCAAAGGTCCTCAAGGTCGGCATCGTCGGACTGGAATTCGGCGCTGAATTCATCCCTATTTACCAGCAGCACCCGAACGCCGAAATGTACGCGATCTGCCAGCGGACGGAATCCAAGCTGAACGAGGTCGGTGACCAGTACGGCGTCGAGGTCAGATACACCGACTACGACAAGATGCTGGCCGATCCCAACATCGACGTCATCCATATCAACACACCTCTGCAGCTGCACGCCGATCAGGTTGTGGCGGCCCTCGACGCCGGCAAGCATGTTGGCTGCACCATACCAATGGCGACTTCGGTGGAAGACTGCAAACGCATCGTCGATGCCCAGCAACGGACCGGGCTCACGTACATGATGATGGAGACCACCCTCTACAGCAGGGAATTCCTCTACCTCCAGGAGCTCTACCGGGACGGCGCCCTCGGAAAAGTCCAGTTCTTGCGTGCGTCCCACCATCAGGACATGACGGGCTGGCCCTCGTACTGGGATGGCATGCCGCCCATGTATAACGGCACCCACGCCATCGGGCCCACTCTCGGGCTGGCCGGAAACCAGGCCGAGTATGTCCAGTGCCTTGGTTCGGGCAGCGTCTTCGAACGGATGAAGGGCCAGTACGGCTCTCCATTCGCTATTGAATCCACCCATATCAAGTTCCTTGACAGTGATACAGGTGCGGAAGTGACCAGGCACCTGTGGGCCGTGGCGCGCGAATACCGCGAAAGTTTCGATGTATACGGGTCCATCCGGTCTTTCGAATGGGCACAGACCGAGGACGCGGCCCACGTTCTTTATCTTGGCGAGACTCCGGAACGGATTCAGGTCCCGGACTTCGCCGACCGTCTGCCCGAACCAATCCGACACTTCACAGCTGCAGGGGTCTACACTGCGGGAGGCGAATCGGAACACCGCTCCTTCGTTCAAGGAGGGGGGCATGGCGGTTCTCACCCGCACCTGGCCCACCGTCTTTTGCAAGCCGTCCTCGGCGATGCCGAGCCGTTCCCGAACGCCGTCCAGGCAGCGAACATTACCTGTTCGGGCATCCTCTCCCACGAATCGGCCATGCGTGGCGGGGAACGGGTCTATCTCCCGGAGTGGACCCTAACCGACAAGAAGCCAATAGTCGTCGAACTTGACCAGGACGTCCAGCCCCCGTGGGCCAAGGAATACGCGCGGACCCCCTAG
- a CDS encoding aldo/keto reductase, with protein MTTQITRLQQNDGRTIPQIGLGIDGPGNQETTEAVMTALELGYRSIDTAAFYGNESGVGEGIRRSGVAREDVHVTTKIWGDDHGSGSAVAAFERSMTTLGLDYVDLYLIHWPHPGKDKYVETWLALEKLLAEGQVKSIGVSNFQPHHLSRLFRETTVRPVVNQVELHPGFQNEQTRQFNTEHNILTQAWSPLGRGRVFGNSKLEAIARKHSRSPAQVVLRWHVELGNVVIPKSITPERMKENLDVYDFRLDAEDYSAIRSLEDGKRTGDNPDDFG; from the coding sequence ATGACCACACAGATAACGCGACTGCAGCAGAACGATGGGCGGACCATACCGCAAATCGGCCTCGGCATTGACGGTCCCGGAAACCAGGAGACGACCGAAGCTGTAATGACCGCTTTAGAACTCGGATACAGAAGCATCGATACCGCCGCATTTTACGGCAACGAATCCGGAGTCGGTGAAGGCATTCGACGCTCAGGTGTGGCTCGAGAGGATGTCCACGTCACGACTAAGATTTGGGGTGATGACCATGGCTCCGGAAGTGCGGTGGCAGCTTTTGAAAGGAGTATGACCACCCTAGGGCTCGACTACGTGGATCTGTATCTCATTCACTGGCCTCATCCCGGGAAAGACAAGTACGTAGAGACGTGGCTGGCATTGGAAAAGCTTCTTGCCGAGGGCCAGGTGAAGTCGATTGGCGTGTCGAATTTCCAGCCACATCACCTTTCCCGCCTTTTCAGGGAGACGACCGTCCGTCCCGTGGTCAACCAAGTCGAGCTCCACCCCGGATTCCAAAACGAGCAGACGCGCCAGTTCAATACCGAACACAACATCCTCACGCAGGCTTGGTCACCTCTCGGCCGGGGCAGAGTCTTTGGAAACTCCAAACTAGAGGCAATCGCGCGGAAACACTCCAGAAGTCCGGCCCAGGTGGTTCTCCGGTGGCACGTGGAACTTGGCAACGTAGTGATCCCGAAATCCATCACGCCGGAAAGAATGAAGGAAAACCTGGACGTTTATGACTTCAGACTCGACGCTGAGGATTACTCCGCGATCCGGTCTCTCGAGGATGGGAAACGCACCGGCGACAACCCCGACGACTTCGGCTAG
- a CDS encoding LapA family protein: MNAEPQPAPEPSHAATPGAGAPAGHRPVVTRAGMAWTATITALVLLVLLIAFMVQNQDAARVRFFGLDGTISLGIALLIAAIGGGALVAVAGAVRIIQLRSRNRDTPTTPRP, translated from the coding sequence GTGAATGCAGAACCACAGCCAGCACCGGAGCCTTCGCACGCAGCCACACCGGGCGCGGGCGCGCCGGCAGGACACCGACCGGTGGTCACCCGCGCCGGGATGGCATGGACGGCCACCATTACCGCCCTCGTGCTCTTGGTCCTGCTCATCGCGTTCATGGTGCAGAACCAGGACGCCGCCAGAGTCAGGTTCTTCGGTCTGGACGGGACCATCTCCCTGGGTATTGCCCTGCTCATCGCTGCGATAGGCGGCGGGGCCCTGGTCGCCGTAGCCGGTGCAGTACGCATCATCCAACTCAGATCCCGCAACCGCGACACGCCAACAACTCCACGGCCCTGA
- a CDS encoding fumarylacetoacetate hydrolase family protein — protein MSRGTDPAWASIARAANGATHAYDGADLAAVVPAPGKIICVGHNYRNHIKEMGREIPEYPTLFAKYQESLIGPNDDLALPQESDAVDWEAELAVVIGKKGRRISEADAKDYIAGYSVLNDVSMRDYQFRTMQWLQGKTWEKSTPFGPALVTTDEFTAGPLMTSAVDGEVQQSTPTGDLVFTPEFLVSYISTIITLNPGDVIATGTPGGVGHAQDPKRYLQEGQLLVTTIEGLGQLNNRVVKEA, from the coding sequence TTGAGCAGAGGGACGGACCCCGCTTGGGCGTCCATCGCGCGGGCAGCCAACGGCGCAACCCACGCGTACGACGGCGCCGACCTCGCCGCCGTCGTGCCCGCACCGGGGAAGATCATCTGCGTCGGGCACAACTACCGCAACCACATCAAGGAAATGGGCCGGGAAATCCCCGAGTACCCCACCTTGTTCGCCAAATACCAGGAATCCCTGATCGGGCCCAACGACGACCTCGCGCTGCCGCAGGAGTCCGACGCGGTTGACTGGGAAGCCGAGCTCGCGGTGGTGATCGGCAAGAAGGGCCGGCGCATCAGCGAGGCCGACGCCAAGGACTACATCGCCGGGTACTCCGTGCTGAACGACGTGTCCATGCGCGACTACCAGTTCCGCACCATGCAGTGGCTCCAAGGCAAGACCTGGGAAAAGTCCACCCCCTTCGGCCCGGCCCTGGTCACCACGGACGAATTCACGGCAGGACCGCTCATGACCTCGGCGGTGGACGGTGAGGTCCAGCAGAGCACCCCCACCGGGGACCTCGTGTTCACCCCGGAATTCCTGGTCTCCTACATCTCCACGATCATCACCCTGAACCCGGGCGATGTCATCGCGACCGGCACCCCGGGCGGGGTGGGCCACGCCCAGGATCCCAAGCGGTACTTGCAGGAAGGCCAGCTCCTGGTCACCACCATCGAGGGCCTGGGCCAGCTGAACAACCGCGTGGTCAAGGAAGCCTGA
- a CDS encoding maleylpyruvate isomerase family mycothiol-dependent enzyme, with amino-acid sequence MVARHDLTTDPGLQAQLLQARRGTAFFARKLNELTDARLDGDSLLPGWSRRHIAAHIGYNARAIARLIEWAATGVETPMYPSVAVRDEEIEFGATLSPIALRNLFDHSAVHLSVEWRDLPDDAWHHTVRTIQGRDVPASETVWMRSREVWVHAVDLDNGATFADIPEPVLKRLLNDITGAWHTRGTDAGLVVKVAGTDSSFGDTDAADPTVVTGALAGVVRWAAGRGADGVEASKSSVSTMVPVAPKWI; translated from the coding sequence ATGGTCGCCCGCCACGACCTCACCACCGATCCGGGCCTGCAGGCCCAACTCCTGCAGGCCCGGCGCGGGACCGCGTTCTTCGCCCGCAAGCTCAACGAACTCACCGACGCCCGGCTCGACGGCGACTCCCTGCTTCCCGGCTGGAGCCGCCGCCACATCGCCGCGCACATCGGCTACAACGCCCGTGCGATCGCCCGGCTGATCGAGTGGGCCGCCACCGGCGTCGAGACACCGATGTACCCCTCCGTCGCGGTGCGGGACGAGGAGATCGAGTTCGGCGCCACCCTTTCCCCCATCGCGCTGCGGAACCTCTTCGACCACTCCGCCGTGCACCTGAGCGTGGAATGGCGCGACTTGCCCGACGACGCCTGGCACCACACCGTCCGGACCATCCAAGGCCGCGACGTCCCCGCCTCCGAAACGGTCTGGATGCGCTCACGCGAAGTCTGGGTCCACGCCGTGGACCTGGACAACGGGGCAACCTTTGCCGACATCCCGGAACCGGTACTGAAACGGCTCCTGAACGACATCACCGGTGCCTGGCACACCCGCGGCACCGATGCCGGACTGGTCGTCAAAGTTGCAGGCACGGATTCCTCATTCGGCGACACCGATGCCGCCGACCCGACTGTCGTCACCGGTGCCCTGGCAGGCGTGGTCCGATGGGCTGCAGGCCGCGGCGCTGATGGCGTGGAGGCCTCCAAATCGAGTGTCAGCACTATGGTGCCAGTGGCGCCCAAGTGGATCTAG
- a CDS encoding adenylate kinase, translating into MLIIGPPGSGKGTQAERISDRLGVVSISTGDIFRVNVRGETPLGIEAKKYMDNGDFVPDDVTNKMVRHRLSESDVRNGFLLDGYPRTAAQVDYLDAILAKGEERLDVVLQLTADDEELVHRLLDRAKEVRRSDDNKAVIRLRLDLYHEQTEAVVDKYAARGIVTLVDGIGPIDVVTDRVMQAIKAVQAV; encoded by the coding sequence ATGCTGATTATCGGACCTCCCGGTTCAGGAAAAGGAACGCAGGCGGAGCGGATTTCAGATCGCCTCGGCGTTGTGTCCATCTCCACGGGCGATATCTTCCGTGTGAACGTGCGGGGCGAGACGCCGCTTGGCATCGAAGCAAAGAAGTACATGGACAACGGCGACTTCGTCCCGGACGACGTAACCAACAAGATGGTGCGTCACCGCCTGAGCGAGTCCGACGTCAGAAACGGCTTCCTGCTCGACGGTTATCCCCGCACCGCGGCGCAGGTGGATTACCTCGATGCGATCCTCGCCAAGGGCGAAGAACGTCTCGACGTCGTCCTGCAGCTGACTGCCGACGATGAGGAACTGGTCCACCGGCTCTTGGACCGTGCGAAGGAAGTGCGCCGGAGCGACGACAACAAGGCCGTCATCCGACTCCGCCTGGACCTCTACCACGAGCAAACCGAAGCCGTAGTGGACAAGTACGCTGCGCGCGGCATCGTTACCCTAGTGGACGGCATCGGTCCCATCGACGTCGTCACAGATCGCGTCATGCAGGCCATCAAAGCAGTACAGGCAGTTTAG
- a CDS encoding DoxX family protein: MTSRYAAAMQSTLARTVLRLVMGVVFFAHGWQKIFDFTIRGTQAAFVQMGVPAAQLVAPAIGFLELLGGAALILGLLVRTVSVLLVLDMLGALFLLHAPAGIFADKGGYELVLVLAAGAAALATVGAGRFSIDALVFARSQNPTFAALA; this comes from the coding sequence ATGACTTCCCGCTATGCCGCTGCCATGCAGTCCACCCTCGCCCGCACAGTTCTGCGCCTCGTAATGGGCGTTGTCTTCTTCGCCCACGGCTGGCAGAAAATCTTCGACTTCACCATCCGGGGTACGCAGGCAGCCTTCGTTCAGATGGGGGTACCGGCTGCCCAGCTGGTTGCTCCCGCCATTGGCTTCCTGGAGCTCCTTGGAGGGGCAGCCCTCATTCTCGGCTTACTTGTCCGCACAGTGTCTGTTCTACTGGTCCTGGACATGCTCGGCGCCCTCTTCCTGCTGCACGCCCCCGCCGGCATCTTCGCTGATAAAGGTGGATATGAGCTCGTGCTCGTTCTGGCAGCTGGCGCAGCCGCCCTCGCCACAGTCGGGGCAGGCCGCTTCTCCATCGACGCCCTGGTTTTCGCCCGCAGCCAGAACCCCACCTTCGCAGCCCTGGCCTAA
- a CDS encoding SDR family oxidoreductase, whose translation MNIPPLGPFKDPQKVVVIGGATGMGASTVKKLLESGRRVAAIDINKVVLDSDAEFNTLGDVTDAADIQRAIDEAAEALGGLEAIVCCVGINGIGTIEDTEPEEWNRQFAVNAFGPYASARAALPHLRKAAGGAIVVLTSQVGIVAQKQNAAYCAAKAAAIHLVRCMAVDFAAENIRVNSVAPGITGPTGMFDSWLSLFPDEESRAAEAQRQIDTNLQKRIVHPDEIAAAAVFAVSNAAPGLIGQTFVVDGGYSLI comes from the coding sequence ATGAACATCCCGCCACTCGGGCCGTTCAAGGATCCCCAGAAAGTGGTCGTCATCGGCGGCGCAACCGGTATGGGTGCCTCTACGGTTAAGAAGCTTCTCGAAAGCGGACGCCGGGTAGCCGCAATCGACATTAACAAGGTCGTCCTCGACTCAGATGCAGAGTTCAACACCCTAGGTGATGTCACGGACGCCGCAGACATTCAGCGCGCAATCGACGAAGCCGCCGAGGCTCTCGGAGGTCTCGAAGCCATCGTGTGCTGTGTCGGCATCAACGGTATCGGCACCATCGAGGACACCGAACCGGAAGAGTGGAACCGCCAGTTCGCGGTCAACGCCTTCGGCCCGTACGCAAGTGCGCGCGCTGCTCTCCCGCACCTGCGCAAGGCCGCAGGTGGTGCAATCGTGGTCCTCACCTCGCAGGTCGGCATCGTCGCCCAGAAGCAGAATGCGGCGTACTGTGCTGCGAAGGCGGCCGCCATCCACCTGGTGCGCTGCATGGCGGTCGACTTCGCTGCTGAGAACATCCGGGTCAATAGCGTGGCCCCGGGCATTACCGGTCCGACCGGCATGTTCGACAGCTGGCTGTCGCTCTTCCCCGACGAGGAATCGCGCGCTGCTGAGGCCCAGCGCCAGATCGACACCAACTTGCAGAAGCGGATCGTGCACCCCGACGAGATCGCCGCCGCGGCAGTCTTCGCTGTGTCCAACGCAGCCCCCGGACTCATCGGCCAGACTTTCGTCGTCGACGGCGGTTACAGTCTCATCTGA